ACAAACACCAGAATATGCAATTAAAAAACAGGCATTCAAACAACATCACGAAGCAGAAGTACAGCGAGACAAATGTACAAGAGAACACTGCAAAACTCTTTATGAAGAATATAAGAAATCGGGGAGAAGTGGATCGTGGAAAAGATTGAGAGAGTGTGAAGAACAATGTGCAACAGCTGAGTGTCAAATTTTACAAAAAGAAGTTGATCGATTGGGTCTGGAATTCCACAAAGTCGCATCAGCTTTGTATCATACACCTGAGGGAAAATTGAGTAAAGAATTGTCCTTGCTTGTAGCAAATCAAATACAAATTGGTAGTCTGAATAAAGAAATATGTGACAAGCAACAAGCAGTTAGACCGTTAAAAAAAGAACGAGAAGAATTGCAAGAAGAAAGAGAAAAATTAATGGATGAGCTTAAGGAAAAGATTTTTCAGTAAAATTAAAAAGGATATCATGTCGAGCGAAATTTTAGTAAACAAAAGCGTTGAAAAAGTTCAAGCAGCGCTTACTCATTTTGGTATAGCAACAAAAATTACACAGTTTCCAGAAGGTACGCGAACAGCACAAGAAGCTGCCGCTGCTATTGGCTGCTCTGTAGCGCAAATAGTAAAGTCTATTATTTTTTGTACCGAAAAAAATAATTCTCCTATTTTGGTGCTTACGAGTGGAATCAATCGTGTTGATGAAAAAATGATAGAAC
The sequence above is drawn from the Candidatus Babeliales bacterium genome and encodes:
- a CDS encoding YbaK/EbsC family protein, producing MSSEILVNKSVEKVQAALTHFGIATKITQFPEGTRTAQEAAAAIGCSVAQIVKSIIFCTEKNNSPILVLTSGINRVDEKMIEQALGEKIKKASADFVKEVTGFAIGGVPPVGHAQKITTFIDKDLLHYQEVWAAAGTPYTVFCLISSDLSRITDGAVVKVT